In the genome of Candidatus Hydrogenedentota bacterium, one region contains:
- a CDS encoding glycine hydroxymethyltransferase — MRERFVSNAAVEAYLKQTPAGRIDTGALGFVCALAEVAKVTPETARAVVNELADQRRYLKLIASENYSSLATQLAMGNLLTDKYAEGFAFSRFYEGCENVDTIEAYACEQARRLFNAEHAYVQPHSGADANMIAYWAVLTARVEAPALDALDTKDPMKLSREDWERIRRALGSQRLLGMDYYSGGHLTHGYRRNLSAKMFDAYSYAVNRETGLLDYDEIERMATEIRPLILLAGYSAYPREINFRRMREIADKVGAVFMVDMAHFAGLVAGGVFQGDADPVAHAHIVTSTTHKTLRGPRGGIVLCKKEFAECVDKGCPLVIGGPLPHILASKAVAFTEANRPEFKAYARQVVANARALAKALTDEGLAIATGGTDNHLMLIDVARSCDLTGRQAAAALYECGITLNFNSLPYDPNGPMITSGLRLGTPATTTLGMGPDEMREIAAIIKLVLAGTKAKILESGRSAGQPSKKLYALDDKARAEGRARTKALLDRFPVYPQLDLALLQRHFG; from the coding sequence ATGAGGGAACGATTCGTGTCCAACGCAGCGGTTGAAGCCTATCTGAAACAGACGCCCGCGGGGCGCATCGATACCGGGGCGCTCGGCTTTGTCTGTGCATTGGCCGAAGTGGCCAAGGTGACGCCCGAGACCGCCCGCGCCGTCGTGAACGAACTCGCGGACCAGCGGCGCTACCTCAAGCTCATTGCCAGCGAGAATTACAGCAGCCTGGCCACGCAACTCGCGATGGGCAACCTGCTCACCGACAAATACGCCGAGGGTTTCGCATTCTCGCGCTTTTACGAGGGCTGCGAGAACGTCGACACCATCGAAGCCTACGCCTGCGAGCAGGCGCGCAGGCTTTTCAACGCGGAGCACGCCTATGTCCAGCCGCACAGCGGCGCGGACGCCAACATGATCGCCTATTGGGCCGTGCTCACCGCGCGCGTCGAGGCGCCCGCGCTGGATGCGCTCGATACGAAGGACCCGATGAAGCTCTCGCGCGAGGATTGGGAACGTATCCGCCGCGCGCTCGGCAGCCAGCGGCTGCTGGGCATGGACTACTACTCCGGCGGCCATCTCACGCACGGCTACCGGCGCAACCTGTCCGCGAAAATGTTCGATGCGTACAGTTACGCCGTCAACCGCGAAACGGGCCTGCTCGATTACGATGAAATCGAACGCATGGCCACGGAAATAAGGCCGCTGATCCTGCTTGCGGGCTACAGCGCCTACCCGCGCGAGATCAATTTCCGCCGCATGCGCGAAATCGCCGACAAGGTTGGCGCCGTCTTCATGGTCGACATGGCGCATTTCGCCGGGCTCGTCGCCGGCGGCGTGTTCCAGGGCGACGCGGACCCCGTCGCGCACGCGCACATCGTCACCTCGACCACGCACAAAACCCTGCGCGGCCCGCGCGGCGGCATTGTGCTGTGCAAGAAGGAATTCGCCGAGTGCGTGGACAAGGGCTGCCCCCTCGTCATCGGCGGGCCGCTCCCGCATATCCTCGCGTCGAAGGCCGTCGCGTTCACCGAGGCGAACCGGCCCGAATTCAAGGCCTACGCGCGCCAGGTCGTCGCGAATGCGCGCGCGCTCGCGAAAGCGCTCACGGACGAGGGCCTCGCGATCGCCACCGGCGGCACCGACAACCATCTCATGCTGATCGATGTCGCGCGCAGTTGCGACTTGACAGGACGCCAGGCCGCCGCCGCGCTCTACGAATGCGGCATCACCCTGAATTTCAATTCACTGCCTTACGACCCGAACGGCCCGATGATCACCAGCGGACTGCGCCTCGGCACGCCCGCCACGACCACGCTCGGCATGGGCCCGGACGAGATGCGGGAAATCGCCGCGATTATCAAGCTCGTTCTGGCGGGCACGAAAGCGAAAATCCTCGAGTCCGGCAGAAGCGCCGGCCAGCCCAGCAAGAAACTCTATGCCCTCGACGACAAGGCCCGCGCAGAAGGCCGCGCCCGCACCAAGGCGCTGCTCGACCGCTTCCCCGTTTACCCGCAACTCGACCTGGCATTGCTGCAACGGCATTTCGGGTGA
- a CDS encoding MinD/ParA family protein produces MADQAQSLRELVWRAHSVARVLAVTSGKGGVGKSNTSVNLAIALARQGKRVILIDADLGLANVEVLMGFNSVYTLQDVIDGERGIRDVLVRAPGGIQVVPGTSGLAKMADLPTSARQNVLKGLRDLHDQADFIIVDTMAGIGQNAVGFTLAADEVLLITTPEPSAIVDAYAMLKTVYHRRDDAVVRLIVNMAAYDTQGKAVAAKLANVAQQYLGRNLSYLGFVPRDPHVSQAVMQSTPFLLAYPDCPAAKAMQQLAARVLQQQVEFEPKKENFFRRFAQSLGIAG; encoded by the coding sequence GTGGCTGATCAAGCGCAATCACTTCGCGAACTGGTGTGGCGCGCGCACAGCGTGGCGCGCGTGCTGGCTGTCACGAGCGGCAAAGGCGGCGTCGGCAAGTCCAACACCAGCGTCAACCTGGCCATCGCGCTGGCGCGGCAGGGCAAGCGCGTTATCCTGATCGACGCCGACCTGGGCCTCGCGAACGTTGAAGTGCTCATGGGCTTCAACTCGGTGTACACGCTGCAGGACGTGATCGACGGCGAGCGCGGCATCCGCGACGTGCTGGTGCGCGCGCCGGGCGGCATCCAGGTCGTGCCCGGCACGTCGGGCCTCGCGAAGATGGCGGACCTGCCCACGAGCGCGCGGCAGAACGTGCTCAAGGGCCTGCGCGACCTGCACGACCAGGCCGACTTCATCATCGTCGACACCATGGCGGGCATCGGCCAGAACGCCGTCGGGTTCACCCTTGCGGCGGACGAGGTGCTGCTCATCACCACGCCCGAGCCCTCCGCCATCGTCGATGCCTACGCCATGCTCAAGACCGTTTATCACCGCCGCGACGACGCGGTTGTCCGGCTCATCGTGAACATGGCCGCTTATGACACGCAGGGCAAAGCCGTCGCGGCAAAACTGGCGAACGTCGCGCAACAGTACCTGGGCCGCAACCTGAGTTACTTGGGCTTTGTGCCCCGCGACCCGCACGTGTCGCAAGCCGTCATGCAGAGCACCCCGTTCCTGCTTGCATATCCCGACTGCCCCGCCGCGAAGGCCATGCAGCAGCTTGCCGCGCGCGTGCTCCAGCAGCAGGTCGAGTTCGAGCCCAAGAAAGAGAACTTCTTCCGCCGTTTTGCGCAAAGCCTCGGCATCGCGGGATAA
- the flhF gene encoding flagellar biosynthesis protein FlhF: MGQQFQKIRAKTLDEAYRVMRRQFGLDAIVVSTRHVNAGGLFGFFGERMVEITASVPTPDVRSAPRRPSAVERKYASQRLPEELKRSLSMEHYERIVREAQKRMNGEAPGGAETLSPAARAFESLPETPPRPAHVAAPPGPAQAAPAASAAAPAAAPAESPVVPFRKPTDEPSAEVLRREVREIREMLQVLYSESPGAGLPTEFAPYYRMLVNRGVSRKVAAQLLGAVLRDSDPGVLRNGRIFEERLKLEIRKRVRVTGGLAVEAGTRRVVVLCGPTGVGKTTNLAKLAALYTVRERARVALLTADTYRIAAPEQLRVYANIIGLPLRVVNDLKELGEALHDMRRFDLVFMDTAGNSQFNLEQINELKSLLQEVQPYETVLTMSANTHLEDLRSVVSNFKCLNPTSVLFTKIDETRQYGAMLSILVEASLPLSYISVGQNVPDDIRVASTAHVANLVMEGRESRG; this comes from the coding sequence GACGCCATTGTGGTCAGCACGCGCCACGTTAATGCGGGCGGCCTGTTCGGCTTCTTCGGCGAGCGCATGGTCGAAATCACGGCATCCGTGCCGACGCCGGATGTGCGGTCCGCGCCGCGGCGGCCCAGCGCCGTCGAGCGCAAGTATGCGTCGCAGCGCCTGCCGGAGGAACTGAAGCGCAGCCTTTCCATGGAACACTACGAACGGATCGTGCGCGAAGCGCAGAAACGGATGAACGGCGAAGCGCCCGGGGGAGCGGAAACCCTGTCGCCCGCCGCGCGCGCCTTCGAGTCATTGCCGGAAACGCCGCCGCGGCCCGCGCACGTCGCCGCGCCGCCAGGTCCCGCGCAAGCCGCGCCCGCGGCGAGCGCCGCCGCACCGGCCGCCGCGCCAGCGGAGTCGCCCGTCGTGCCGTTCCGCAAACCCACCGACGAGCCGAGCGCGGAAGTGTTGCGCCGCGAGGTGCGCGAAATCCGCGAGATGCTCCAGGTGCTCTACTCCGAGAGTCCCGGCGCGGGGCTTCCGACCGAGTTCGCGCCCTATTACCGCATGCTCGTGAACCGCGGCGTATCGCGCAAGGTCGCCGCGCAGCTCCTCGGCGCCGTACTGCGCGACAGCGACCCCGGCGTCCTTCGCAACGGCCGCATCTTCGAGGAACGGCTCAAGCTCGAGATTCGCAAGCGCGTCCGCGTCACCGGCGGCCTTGCCGTCGAGGCCGGCACGCGGCGTGTCGTCGTGCTCTGCGGCCCTACGGGTGTGGGCAAGACGACGAACCTCGCCAAGCTTGCCGCGCTCTACACAGTCCGCGAGCGGGCGCGCGTAGCCCTGCTTACCGCGGACACGTACCGTATCGCCGCGCCGGAGCAATTGCGCGTCTACGCGAACATCATCGGGCTGCCCCTGCGCGTGGTGAACGATCTCAAGGAACTGGGCGAGGCGCTGCACGACATGCGCCGTTTTGATCTCGTGTTCATGGACACGGCGGGCAACAGCCAGTTCAACCTGGAACAGATCAACGAACTCAAGAGCCTGCTGCAGGAGGTCCAGCCGTACGAGACGGTGCTCACGATGAGCGCGAACACGCACCTTGAAGATCTGCGCAGCGTAGTCTCGAACTTCAAGTGCCTGAACCCGACCTCCGTGCTGTTCACGAAAATCGACGAGACGCGGCAGTACGGGGCCATGCTCAGCATCCTCGTCGAGGCCAGCCTGCCGCTCAGCTATATCAGCGTGGGGCAGAACGTGCCCGACGACATCCGGGTGGCTTCAACGGCCCACGTGGCCAATTTGGTTATGGAAGGCAGGGAAAGCCGTGGCTGA